One Actinomycetospora corticicola genomic window, GTCGTCCCCGCGCCCCGGGCCGCGGCGGGGTCCGCCGTCGTCGTCGTCGGTGCGCGGCGGTGCGATCGGGGCGAGGACACCGGTCTGGCCGTCGGCCACCGCCGTCGTGGCGGCGGCCAGGGTGGTGTCGGTCGCCTGGGTGATCCGCTCGGCCGCCGCGTGGTAGCTCAACACCCCGACCACGCCCGCCACCACCACGCTGACCAGCGCGAACGCCAGCGCGAACCGCAGCCGGAGGCTCACGGCCGACGCACCGTGTAGCCGACGCCGCGCACGGTGTGGATGAGCGTGGGCGCGCCGGCGGCGGTGAGCTTGCGCCGCAGGTAGCCGACGTAGACGGCGAGGTTCTTGGAGTCCGACCCGAAGTCGTAGCCCCAGATCCGCTCGTAGACGGTGGTGTGGTCGAGCACGATGCCCTCGTTGCGCGCCAGCAGCTCCAGCAGGTCGAACTCGGTCTTGGAGAGGGCGAGCTCCTCGTCGGCCCACCACGCCCGCCGGGCCGCGGGGTCGACGTGCAGCGCCCCGACCCGCAACGCACCGCGCTCCTCGGGCTCCTCCGTCGTCGCGAACGAGGCCCGGCGCAGCAGTGCCCGCAGCCGGGCCAGCAGCTCGTCGAGCTCGAAGGGCTTGGGCAGGTAGTCGTCCGCGCCCGCGTCGAGCCCCGCGACCCGGTCGGCGGTCTCCTGCCGGGCGGTCAGCATGAGCACGGGCGTGCGGTCGCCGTCGGCGCGCAGCACGCGGCAGACGGCGAGCCCGTCGACCCCAGGCATCATCACGTCGAGCACCAGGGCGTCGAAGGTCTCGTGGCGGACCCGGGTGAGCGACTCGACGCCGTCGACCACCGGCACGACGTCGTAGCCCTCGAGCTCCAGGGCCCGGGCCAGGGACTCCCGGATGGCCCGGTCGTCGTCGGCGACCAGCACACGCTGCGGCACGCCGACCAGCATGCACCCTCCGGCTCAGCGGTCCTCCGGGGTGAACGCCGCCTGCTGGCGCTTCACCCCGCGGATGACGTTCGTGCCCAGCAGCTCCGGCTCGCCGGTGACGTGGTGCTCCCGTGTTCTCGGCTCGTGGGCCATCCGTGCCACCCGTCACAACGATGTGAAACGCGACCACCCCCAACGAGGGAGGCGGGATCCCTCCCCGCGGGTAGGGTCCGGCCATCGAGTCGATCACCGCGGAGGACCTGCTGGCCCGCGCCCGGGCGTCCCGACGCCGGGTCGGGGCCACTCCCGTCGTCGTGATCGACGGCTTCTCCGGCGCGGGCAAGA contains:
- a CDS encoding response regulator transcription factor is translated as MLVGVPQRVLVADDDRAIRESLARALELEGYDVVPVVDGVESLTRVRHETFDALVLDVMMPGVDGLAVCRVLRADGDRTPVLMLTARQETADRVAGLDAGADDYLPKPFELDELLARLRALLRRASFATTEEPEERGALRVGALHVDPAARRAWWADEELALSKTEFDLLELLARNEGIVLDHTTVYERIWGYDFGSDSKNLAVYVGYLRRKLTAAGAPTLIHTVRGVGYTVRRP